One stretch of Anolis carolinensis isolate JA03-04 chromosome 3, rAnoCar3.1.pri, whole genome shotgun sequence DNA includes these proteins:
- the filip1l gene encoding filamin A-interacting protein 1-like isoform X2 has product MVVDEQEKLTEQLSLQSKKIQELTISAEQAHEKLSLAETKAQEEEEKALRLEAELRAQANKVSQEQDSTMAKLTNEESQNRQLRLKLTALSRQIDELEETNKSLRKAEEELQDLREKINRGECGNSTLLSEVEELRKRVLEMEGKDEELIKMEEQCRELHRKLEKEASQSKNFKVEVDKLNKRIMELEKLEDAFSKSKQECYTLKCNLEKEKLLTKQLSQELNGLKARMGELETIENKLEKTELTLKEDLSKLKTLTVILVDERKIMNEKIKQTEEKLNTANTQLHLEQKKVMSVTEKLIEESKKALKSKTDAEEKMSSLTKERDELKNKLKAEEDKGNDLSSKMNLLRKKLQSLEAIEKDFLKNKLKETAKPSPSLQQENNKIKELAQEIERLKHKLKQMKAIEDDLMKTEDEFESLEQRYINEQDKARFLSEELEVVKRELARYKLAEKTECNHEQRLFQKFKEEAAKSGHLSREVDALKEKIHEYMATEDIICHLREDHTILQKKLTHQENKNKELGREMEILSKELERYRRFSKSLRPSFNGRRISDLQVVSKEVQTEPSDNEPPDYKSLVPLERAVINGHIYEESDNEDDDNDDEQPVSFKCNSSVPNAVNNSKLWIPWMKSKESHVQNGKVRAKQNGNCIQPGNLVLSHTPGQPLHIKVTPDHGQNTATLEITSPTTESSHSFTSTAVIPHCGTPKQRITIIQNGSLTPIKSKVADTHSRPQQAFSPRSQTPESCRSVTPERTMSPLALSTSSSSPEQLISPEPLEIGDRHTIFRVSPERQSSWQFQRSNSSGSNVITTEDNKIHIHLGNPYVQTIPNSAKTANPCTPMQDNRTPALTNGTLGKQINKITSSITITPTASPLPRQAQITIADVFRQAIPTRTPKPTMVPVKPSTGQLKPSSHQDNKDGKSSITTRVPNGAIQNVRKT; this is encoded by the exons ATGGTAGTAGATGAACAAGAAAAGCTTACAGAACAGCTAAGCCTCCAAAGTAAAAAAATCCAAGAGTTAACCATCAGTGCAGAACAAGCACATGAGAAACTATCACTTGCAGAAACAAAAGcacaagaagaggaggagaaagctcTCCGGCTGGAAGCTGAACTTCGAGCCCAAGCCAATAAGGTTTCCCAAGAACAAGACTCTACTATGGCCAAATTAACCAACGAAGAAAGCCAAAACCGACAGCTACGCTTAAAATTAACAGCTCTTAGTCGACAAATTGACGAACTTGAAGAGACTAATAAGTCTTTACGAAAGGCTGAAGAAGAACTGCAAGACCTGCGAGAAAAAATAAACAGAGGAGAATGCGGAAATTCTACCCTCCTGTCTGAAGTAGAGGAGCTAAGGAAAAGGGTACTAGAGATGGAGGGGAAAGATGAAGAGCTCATAAAAATGGAAGAGCAATGCAGAGAACTCCATAGGAAGCTAGAAAAGGAAGCCTCACAGAGTAAAAACTTTAAAGTAGAAGTTGACAAGCTAAACAAAAGAATTATGGAACTTGAGAAACTAGAGGATGCTTTCAGCAAGAGTAAGCAGGAATGTTATACTTTGAAATGTAAcctagaaaaagaaaaattgctAACCAAGCAGTTGTCACAGGAACTAAATGGCTTAAAAGCTCGAATGGGAGAACTTGAAACCATTGAGAATAAACTGGAAAAAACAGAACTCACTCTTAAAGAAGACTTGAGTAAACTGAAAACATTAACAGTAATTCTTGTagatgaaagaaaaataatgaatgaaaaaattaaacaaacagaagaaaaGCTAAATACTGCAAATACACAACTTCATCTGGAACAAAAAAAAGTAATGTCAGTCACAGAAAAACTGATCGAGGAGAGTAAAAAGGCACTGAAATCTAAGACTGATGCAGAGGAAAAAATGTCCAGTCTCACAAAAGAAAGAGATGAGCTGAAAAACAAACTAAAAGCAGAGGAAGATAAAGGGAATGATCTCTCTTCTAAGATGAATCTGCTAAGGAAAAAGCTGCAATCCCTAGAAGCCATCGAAAAAGACTTTCTCAAAAATAAACTGAAAGAGACAGCCAAGCCTAGTCCATCTTTACAGCAAGAAAACAACAAGATTAAAGAACTAGCTCAGGAAATTGAGAGGCTCAAACACAAACTTAAACAAATGAAAGCCATAGAAGATGACCTCATGAAAACCGAAGATGAGTTTGAATCTTTAGAGCAAAGATATATTAACGAACAAGATAAAGCCAGATTTCTGTCAGAGGAACTTGAGGTTGTGAAAAGAGAATTAGCCCGGTATAAACTAGCAGAGAAAACAGAATGTAACCATGAACagagattattccaaaaattcaAGGAAGAAGCAGCCAAATCAGGACATCTTTCAAGGGAAGTAGATGCACTGAAGGAAAAAATTCATGAATACATGGCAACAGAGGATATTATATGTCATTTAAGAGAAGACCACACAATTCTGCAAAAGAAACTCACTcaccaagaaaacaaaaacaaagaattagGAAGAGAAATGGAAATCCTGTCTAAAGAACTAGAAAGGTACAGGAGATTCAGTAAAAGCCTTAGACCCAGTTTCAATGGAAGGAGAATTTCTGACTTACAAGTTGTCTCCAAAGAAGTCCAAACAGAACCATCAGACAATGAACCACCTGATTACAAGAGTCTAGTTCCTTTGGAACGAGCTGTCATCAATGGTCACATATACGAAGAAAGTGATAATGAAGATGATGACAATGACGATGAGCAACCAGTATCCTTCAAATGTAATTCCTCTGTTCCAAATGCAGTAAACAACAGCAAACTTTGGATACCCTGGATGAAATCCAAGGAAAGCCATGTTCAAAATGGGAAAGTTCGTGCCAAGCAGAATGGAAACTGCATTCAGCCAGGAAATTTAGTTCTAAGTCACACACCAGGCCAGCCTCTTCACATAAAAGTTACTCCAGATCATGGACAAAACACAGCCACCCTTGAAATAACAAGCCCTACTACAGAAAGTAGTCATTCTTTTACCAGTACAGCTGTGATACCCCACTGTGGTACACCAAAGCAAAGGATAACAATAATTCAAAATGGGTCTTTAACACCTATAAAATCTAAAGTAGCTGATACTCACTCAAGACCACAGCAAGCCTTCTCACCTCGCTCTCAAACTCCTGAATCATGTAGATCTGTCACTCCTGAAAGAACAATGTCTCCTTTGGCTCTTTCAACCTCCTCAAGTTCCCCAGAACAGTTAATTTCACCAGAGCCCTTGGAAATTGGTGACAGGCATACTATCTTCCGAGTATCCCCTGAACGTCAGTCATCCTGGCAGTTTCAAAGATCTAACAGTTCTGGGTCTAATGTGATAACTACTGAggataataaaatacatattcaCTTGGGGAACCCTTATGTTCAAACTATTCCTAATTCCGCAAAAACAGCTAATCCTTGCACTCCAATGCAGGATAACAGAACTCCAGCATTAACTAATGGAACACTGGGCAAACAGATCAACAAAATCACCAGCAGTATCACTATTACTCCAACAGCCTCTCCTCTCCCAAGACAGGCACAAATTACA ATTGCTGATGTTTTCCGCCAAGCAATTCCTACTCGGACCCCTAAACCAACCATGGTACCTGTGAAGCCATCTACTGGACAGCTCAAGCCATCATCACATCAAGATAACAAAGATGGAAAATCATCTATTACCACTCGAGTTCCCAATGGTGCTATTCAAAATGTGAGGAAAACATAA